CCACACAGTTTCAGGCTTTTTTATGCGCGAAACGCATTGTTATCTTCGTGCCCGCGCCGGACTTTGACGCTATCTCAAAGCAATCGGAACAGCTTTTCATGTTGGGCAGCCCCATGCCCGCGCCGAACCCCAAGTCGCGCACATAATCCGGCGCGGTGGAATAACCCTCCTGCACCGCCAGCTCTATATCGGCGATCCCCGGCCCGGCATCTTCGAGGACAATGACGGTATATTCAGGATAAATGTGCGCCTTCGCCGTCCCGCCGTAAGAATGGATGATGACGTTCATTTCGCCTTCATAGGTCCCGATCGCCACGCGGCGCACAATGTCGGCGGACACCCCTATCTGCTGCAAGGTTTTCTTGATTTTGCTGGAAGCCTCGCCGGCGCGCTCAAAGTCGCCGGCCAAAAGTTCAAAGCTCAAATCCATAA
The sequence above is a segment of the Acidaminococcales bacterium genome. Coding sequences within it:
- a CDS encoding ATP-binding protein, whose product is MSEPFMDLSFELLAGDFERAGEASSKIKKTLQQIGVSADIVRRVAIGTYEGEMNVIIHSYGGTAKAHIYPEYTVIVLEDAGPGIADIELAVQEGYSTAPDYVRDLGFGAGMGLPNMKSCSDCFEIASKSGAGTKITMRFAHKKA